In Notolabrus celidotus isolate fNotCel1 chromosome 10, fNotCel1.pri, whole genome shotgun sequence, one DNA window encodes the following:
- the rdh1 gene encoding retinol dehydrogenase 1, with translation MVTAESLRTCLLEVILSHPVLSCVLLLVALASIRWLIRDSYTLSGLSQKHVFITGCDSGFGNLLARQLDEKGVHVIAACLTERGAADLTAAASPRLKTLLLDVTDSSSIRRAVEFVSGEVGERGLWGLVNNAGRAIPIGPTEWMQIEDFTKVLDVNLIGVVEVTLQFLPLLKKARGRVVNVASILGRLSATGGGYCLSKWGVEAFSDSLRLDMRHFGVKVSIIEPGFFKTAVTQLDLIETDLRRLWNRLPQEIKDSYGDTYFDEYLKAQDFSMGMLCSSDLSKVTRCMQHALTAQFPRIRYSAGWDAKFFWIPLSYMPSFALDFVISVLLPSPKGEKAAKKAQ, from the exons ATG gtGACAGCTGAGAGTCTAAGAACATGTTTATTGGAG GTGATCCTCTCACACCCAGTCTTGTCCTGTGTTTTACTTCTGGTCGCTCTTGCTTCAATCCGCTGGTTAATCAGAGATTCTTACACACTGAGCGGCCTCAGCCAGAAGCATGTGTTCATCACTGGCTGCGACAGTGGCTTTGGAAACCTTCTGGCCAGACAGCTGGATGAAAAAGGTGTCCACGTCATCGCTGCATGTCTGACAGAGAGAGGTGCAGCAGATCTGACAGCGGCGGCCTCCCCCAGGCTGAAGACCCTCCTGCTGGATGTTACAGACAGCTCGAGCATCAGGAGGGCGGTGGAGTTTGTGAGCGGAGAGGTCGGAGAGCGAG GTCTGTGGGGTTTGGTGAATAACGCAGGCAGGGCCATTCCTATCGGCCCCACAGAGTGGATGCAGATCGAGGATTTCACAAAGGTGCTGGATGTGAATCTGATTGGAGTCGTCGAGGTCACTCTGCAGTTTTTGCCCCTGCTGAAGAAGGCGCGGGGCAGGGTGGTGAATGTGGCCAGCATTCTGGGCAGACTGTCTGCCACTGGTGGAGGATACTGTCTGTCCAAATGGGGAGTGGAAGCCTTTTCCGACTCCCTCAG ATTGGACATGAGGCATTTTGGCGTCAAAGTAAGCATCATCGAGCCTGGTTTCTTTAAGACAGCCGTCACACAGTTGGATCTCATTGAAACCGACCTGAGGAGGCTTTGGAACCGCCTCCCTCAGGAGATCAAAGACTCCTATGGGGATACTTACTTTGATGAAT ATTTGAAAGCTCAGGACTTCTCCATGGGCATGCTGTGCAGTTCAGATCTCTCTAAGGTGACGAGGTGTATGCAGCACGCGCTGACCGCTCAGTTCCCACGCATACGTTACAGCGCTGGCTGGGACGCTAAGTTTTTTTGGATTCCTCTGTCCTACATGCCTTCGTTTGCATTAGACTTTGTCATCAGTGTGCTTCTGCCTTCACCTAAGGGTGAAAAAGCAGCCAAGAAGGCGCAGTAA
- the dhrs9 gene encoding dehydrogenase/reductase SDR family member 9 isoform X1 — protein sequence MQCEDWQSSSEKPVWLLPEIVTWTLSEVMMQLSVYSGQMECLGFLHTGVLYHRSKMFLHILGLVPLWFIYRWYKERKRVKNVEDKYVYITGCDSGFGNLLAKHLEKLGFSVIAGCYTEKGEDELKKTASDRLTTVSLDVTDSQSVAKVAAFITTLVGQKYLWAVVNNAGVGVPSGPNDWLTIDDHKPMLAVNLVGVIDVTLSVLPLIKKARGRVVNVASVFGRISTFGGSYCVSKYGVEAFSDSLRLNMAHFGVKVCCIEPGFFKTSLTEADMLKNNISRLWEQIPQDVKDDYGAPFLKTSLDMCELRMKQLADGNLMKVVRSMEHAVSAVHPRVRYTVGWDAKLIWLPLSYMPSWLCDRLMIMTSPRPKISVL from the exons ATGCAATGTGAAGATTGGCAGTCGAGCTCTGAAAAACCTGTTTGGCTTCTACCTGAGATAGTAACTTGGACACTATCTGAAGTTATGATGCAGCTAAGCGTTTATTCAGGTCAAATGGAATGTTTGGGTTTCCTACACACAGGTGTCTTATATCACCGCAG TAAAATGTTCCTGCATATCCTGGGACTGGTGCCCCTCTGGTTCATCTATCGCTGGtacaaggagagaaaaagagtgaaaaacgTAGAAGATAAATATGTCTACATCACTGGCTGTGACTCTGGCTTTGGTAATCTCCTCGCCAAGCACCTGGAAAAGCTGGGCTTTAGTGTGATCGCAGGCTGTTACACTGAAAAAGGTGAGGATGAGCTGAAGAAGACGGCCTCAGACAGACTGACGACCGTCTCCCTGGATGTCACCGACTCTCAAAGCGTTGCCAAGGTAGCAGCTTTCATCACGACTCTGGTCGGACAAAAAT ACCTGTGGGCTGTCGTGAACAACGCTGGAGTCGGTGTGCCTTCTGGTCCCAATGACTGGCTCACCATAGATGATCACAAGCCCATGTTAGCCGTCAATCTTGTTGGCGTAATCGACGTAACACTGAGCGTCCTGCCTCTCATTAAGAAGGCCAGAGGCAGAGTGGTGAATGTGGCCAGTGTGTTTGGGCGGATCAGCACATTTGGTGGATCGTACTGCGTGTCCAAGTACGGAGTGGAGGCCTTCTCGGACAGCCTGCG TTTGAACATGGCACATTTTGGAGTAAAGGTATGCTGCATCGAGCCGGGCTTCTTCAAGACAAGTTTGACTGAGGCAGACatgcttaaaaacaacatatcaaGACTTTGGGAACAAATACCTCAAGATGTGAAGGACGACTATGGAGCCCCCTTCTTGAAGACAT CCCTTGATATGTGTGAACTGAGGATGAAACAGCTAGCAGATGGGAACCTGATGAAGGTGGTCCGTTCTATGGAGCACGCCGTCTCTGCCGTTCACCCTCGCGTTCGCTACACTGTGGGATGGGACGCAAAGTTAATCTGGCTGCCTCTGTCCTACATGCCCTCCTGGCTCTGTGATCGTTTAATGATTATGACTAGTCCCAGACCAAAAATATCTGTACTGTAG
- the dhrs9 gene encoding dehydrogenase/reductase SDR family member 9 isoform X2, which yields MFLHILGLVPLWFIYRWYKERKRVKNVEDKYVYITGCDSGFGNLLAKHLEKLGFSVIAGCYTEKGEDELKKTASDRLTTVSLDVTDSQSVAKVAAFITTLVGQKYLWAVVNNAGVGVPSGPNDWLTIDDHKPMLAVNLVGVIDVTLSVLPLIKKARGRVVNVASVFGRISTFGGSYCVSKYGVEAFSDSLRLNMAHFGVKVCCIEPGFFKTSLTEADMLKNNISRLWEQIPQDVKDDYGAPFLKTSLDMCELRMKQLADGNLMKVVRSMEHAVSAVHPRVRYTVGWDAKLIWLPLSYMPSWLCDRLMIMTSPRPKISVL from the exons ATGTTCCTGCATATCCTGGGACTGGTGCCCCTCTGGTTCATCTATCGCTGGtacaaggagagaaaaagagtgaaaaacgTAGAAGATAAATATGTCTACATCACTGGCTGTGACTCTGGCTTTGGTAATCTCCTCGCCAAGCACCTGGAAAAGCTGGGCTTTAGTGTGATCGCAGGCTGTTACACTGAAAAAGGTGAGGATGAGCTGAAGAAGACGGCCTCAGACAGACTGACGACCGTCTCCCTGGATGTCACCGACTCTCAAAGCGTTGCCAAGGTAGCAGCTTTCATCACGACTCTGGTCGGACAAAAAT ACCTGTGGGCTGTCGTGAACAACGCTGGAGTCGGTGTGCCTTCTGGTCCCAATGACTGGCTCACCATAGATGATCACAAGCCCATGTTAGCCGTCAATCTTGTTGGCGTAATCGACGTAACACTGAGCGTCCTGCCTCTCATTAAGAAGGCCAGAGGCAGAGTGGTGAATGTGGCCAGTGTGTTTGGGCGGATCAGCACATTTGGTGGATCGTACTGCGTGTCCAAGTACGGAGTGGAGGCCTTCTCGGACAGCCTGCG TTTGAACATGGCACATTTTGGAGTAAAGGTATGCTGCATCGAGCCGGGCTTCTTCAAGACAAGTTTGACTGAGGCAGACatgcttaaaaacaacatatcaaGACTTTGGGAACAAATACCTCAAGATGTGAAGGACGACTATGGAGCCCCCTTCTTGAAGACAT CCCTTGATATGTGTGAACTGAGGATGAAACAGCTAGCAGATGGGAACCTGATGAAGGTGGTCCGTTCTATGGAGCACGCCGTCTCTGCCGTTCACCCTCGCGTTCGCTACACTGTGGGATGGGACGCAAAGTTAATCTGGCTGCCTCTGTCCTACATGCCCTCCTGGCTCTGTGATCGTTTAATGATTATGACTAGTCCCAGACCAAAAATATCTGTACTGTAG